In the genome of Mytilus edulis chromosome 14, xbMytEdul2.2, whole genome shotgun sequence, the window tgataataaaaaaaaacacaattgctCTGATTACAAAGAAACATATTGAATCAACCTAATTCtggtttataaaaacaaattgtactaATCTAATTTTGGTGAAAAAAGACATATTGTACTAACGTAATTTTAGTGAATAAAAACTTTTTATACTAACAtacttttggtgaaaaaaaatgttttatgctAACATAATTTTGGTGAATAAAAACGTTTTATACTAACAtacttttggtgaaaaaaaatgttttatactaACATAATTTTggtgaataaaaacaaataatacttacctaatgtagaaaaaaacaaacaaaacaaaattgaatttgcATAATATAGAGAATAAAATTAAACTGAATCATTTTTGATACAGttatttcaaaatacattttaGTTAGATGAAACCCTATGAGCACtaacaaaatgttttaatcaataaatatgacATCTGAAACCATGTTCATTTTGTTATAACTTCAAACGTCTGTTAAAAGAAAGATGTatatatttttaccaaaaaataaatattcattggacaataatttacaaattcaacctaaaaaaatgaaacaaaatgcaaatatatttgataaGTGCTCTAAATtcacagatttttttaaaattgatgcATTATATGGCAGATAAACTCCAGATGAATttggtaaaacaataaaaaaaaaaaagctgccGTCTATCTTGTGGATTTgcgatgtaaacaaaaacttAAATGAAATAATGGTTATCAAATTACGTAATGATTATGAGATGTTAAGTTGAACGTTTACaatgtacaaaattaaaataaaattaaaaaccaattgttcagagaacacttgaaggtctttccaccagttgaTATCTATttagatattaaaatattaaaaatcagtctaaaatgtcagttcatatgactttatgatgtatagatatgaatttaaagcaaaggtcaaaatctagaacgtcaaattaacatatgaacttgacctcaatttcaaagtcacgaactgaggatctcaaatcaaaagaccttaggtctctaatatgtttggttaataagttatatcactttacaggTGCGGGAATATTgttaccgttaatgttattacacataattttagataCGATAGGGCCGAAAACTCCCATTCATTATCTACGCActctttcaactaaaattattaagttacgacatgtcgcaactaacaatttagtcaaaataatatgtcgatatcttataaagttaatgaaaatgagtgaaaataagccaaattaaaaaattagaatatgaccttgacctttgaccttgacctaattttcatttgtttggaccaaggacctcaaatcaaaagatcctaggtctctatcacttatggtttacaagatagaaatgcatatcacttatatcaaatgcatagggggaaataactctcatatggagtgttcgTATCGCTTCAGTCTAAATAGGACAACTCATGTCAAGGATATAatgagcaattttgtaaaataaatatgttgtaatcttttacggttgcgaaggagtcgtGGACATGAAGAAAACAGtctttggggagataactcctacaaagaaaagtattcggttacacaggttaaatttcaaaagcgcataaactgttcgatatcatataccaaatatctaagagacatattgcgaaacaaatatttatcacaagaagaaattaggcggaagaaaaaaaaataatcagaagaaaaacaataggtctttccacagaaaagtggaaagacctaattatctCTTCAGTTCATATGTTGGGAAGTATAAATATTCTATGTGAAAGCGTCCAATAGATTTTAACTAAACACCAACCCCTAGACAATAAGAAAAAACAATGTACGCTACCGATTATATTTAAAAAGACTCTTGTTTGTCGTATTTGATTAGAGCTTACTATTTCTTTTACCTTTAAGAAACTGTTAAATTTGTAaagaaattttgaatgaattgatAAAATATCTATGTATTTCTTCAATTAATGTCAAAACAAAGACAATTACATAGTTCTCGTcgtttaaaatttgttttgacaattttaatgttaatgttaatACCAAAATTCACAAACTAACCTTGCAAATAGTTTggcttttttttgttgttttacggttaattttaataagataaatttacaaaatatatgtttaaaaatgatCCAACTCCCTCATGATAAACTACAGTTCTTCGTTCCTTTGGCTTTTCAACTGTTTAAATTCTTTCACATACCTGACGTTCAAATATTGGACTCAGAGGGCCTCTTTTATATTTAAATCCAGATTGTGGCTTCAGACTCATAATAAAAGTGTTGTTTCATCTTTTTCTACACATGTTCACTGATGAAACAATCTATCGTGTATTTACTGGAAAGAAATGAAGTTTATGTGTGAGAGACGTATAATATGAAGGTACCGTTTTGACTGTCTGGTTGTCTTCAATTGGTATTTCGTACTTGCTTACTCTTTTGTTGACATCTGTAAGTATATCCAGCAAATGGTTCCTAAAAGACataaacaaagataaaaataatgataaaaataatgatGATAACATAGACAAAATACAGACATGATTAATGAAATAAAggaatatttcaaaatgaagattataaaatgaagattttaaaagAAAGCTTTTAAAAGGAGGATTTCAAAAGAAAGATTTTAAAAggaagatttaaaagaaaaattttaaGAGAAAGATattaataaagatataaataaagataaaataagccaatatttgttttattgtttagcAAAAGAAAAAGAAGTGTCAATGTTAAATGTACGAAAAATCTAGAAAAACTATTTCCTGCCAAATTATCGATGACTTTATATCCGTTATCAAGCACACGAACCTACAGAAGCAAATTAATACTGACCGGTCGATATATAACAATGAAAGAAGATTTATCAGAGCGACATAATATCACATCAAATAAACTATATATAAAGATTAGTACTAatagaactttaaaatcatttgaagTTCCATAGTCACCTAGAGAAGATGAACTTCTAAACAAAATGCGGAAGTAagtttaacaaaaagaaaaacgaGTCAAAATATCTTATTATGGCGTCTTTTAAAGGAACAAGCATTGCAAATTTTTACCTCATACAATCTTTTTGGATTTGGTCACATAATGCCTGTATGAAATACGATCCATTATTAGGATCTCTGTATGAAGAACATCCTGGCGCTGTGGAAAACGCTAATAAGAAATCGCTTTCGTCAGGAATGACATCTTCAACAGTATCATCTTCGTCTATTTCTACACATATGACATCATTTAGAGCTTTCACTACTGGTCTTTTAGCTATTCTGCCTACAAAACATATATGATTTTACAGACCTGAAGTATTTAAAACTGTAACTAgtattctgtgagtattgcatgacAATATATTGTTCACTACCGGTTACATTTTGTTTGTAATGGAAAGAAATTCATTGAAGagctgttggtgaccttctgctgttgtctgctctatggtcgggttgttgtctctttggcacattccccacttccattctcaattttattacttgatctataacttgccATGGTGttagttacataaaaaaaaactaccactaaatttttcaaacaatttacatgatttactaaagaaaagggaaaaaagtatttattttaaaaacattatttttatttgaaagataaaaaagtCCGTATGTTATTGAAATGTGTATAATTACTTTCGCTTACAATTGAGCATTAGGCTCAATTATATGCTCAAGTTGtttattacatttcaattacttacagatttttttcaatgaacttctttttttcaataaattactTTTCTTTCAATAAATTGCTCATACATAGTAGAATTgcaattaagtacgccagaccaATCTAataggttgaccgttatggattaaccgtttcacagatgatatcggatatgtttcttatttCGTTACTACAATCAACTTCCCTATCCCATActaatgtgacctaccaaattatactattaaccgggtttgtaataacattatCAACACGACgagagcacctgatatcatccccattttttttttttctgtgatgtgtcgtttgttctattatttgtctgggttttttttattattatttttatttttaagccatggcgttgtcatatttttttgtgaatttgactgtccctcttgtacctttcgcccctcttttattgaAACTTGAACTTAACAAACCCCGCATTTTTCAAGCCCGATctcttaaatttcaaaaaatcctACAAGTATTGGTTCATTATTGTGTTTTAAGAATTGTTTTTGTTGACTTGTATTGTATCGAAGTTGAATGGAATTTACTTACGTTGAACAATTTGCTCCTTGCTTCCTTGACAAGCTTGCACAAAGAACAGCTTTGGTTTTCCAGCTAAACTTTTACAATTTGAACCGGTAAACTTTTGAGTAACAGTTCTTATTGGCACTGGGAATCCATCAACACCATAGACCGACCGGAGACCTCCATGGGAAAGAATACAAACTACCATAGAACTGTATCTACTGTGATCTTGCTTTGATAAAGTGTCAGCAACCTCGAGTATCTGATGAGATTTGAGATCTTCGTGTCTCTCTATTTTGTAATTTAACTGTATAAAAGTTTTTAAGAGTTCATCTGAAAAAGTTTCAACCGTAGAATCAACGAAATAATGAAATCAAAAGTCAAATGTTCTGCGGGATGCGAAATAATAAAACTGCAGAGGTTGATCCCTGAACAATAAGGACAAATATGAACAATACACCCAAGCTTGATTAGGCTCTGAATTTCAGTTGTGATTAACTTATTTACACAGCGCCTTGAAATATGggacgaaaattaaaaaaaaataaaaatacatagttATTGGACCCGTTGAGGTGGACCTATAAGAAAACTGAGCCCTAAATCAAGAACCTTAATTCACGGCATATTAAAGAACACAATCAGTTATTGTTTGATGAAACAAAGTTTCATTTTGGATTGAaccctatgtagaaaatggtgga includes:
- the LOC139504467 gene encoding caspase-8-like isoform X2 — encoded protein: MGCISDETMRLLDVCEELDSHDIASFKYLCQDDIDTKRLETSHETTDIFQLLQHKEFLVEYVGQRLYLMDRPCLVKKLGLDLETVKRAVGDDTNSTITQYRKALFNVAQDLSMEDVIAMIQKTRECLKNFSPAVRQIEKIGKSGKIFEFLNIIQEKKHITSNNVSFLYQLLYDIYRGELVHFLEPIKGYESKGFYPFDQCYSDELLKTFIQLNYKIERHEDLKSHQILEVADTLSKQDHSRYSSMVVCILSHGGLRSVYGVDGFPVPIRTVTQKFTGSNCKSLAGKPKLFFVQACQGSKEQIVQRRIAKRPVVKALNDVICVEIDEDDTVEDVIPDESDFLLAFSTAPGCSSYRDPNNGSYFIQALCDQIQKDCMRNHLLDILTDVNKRVSKYEIPIEDNQTVKTVPSYYTSLTHKLHFFPVNTR